Below is a genomic region from Ziziphus jujuba cultivar Dongzao chromosome 7, ASM3175591v1.
AAGCTTTCAGGCTTGGCGATGCCATTAGAATGTGTTCCTTACCATGCTTTTAAGAAAAATACTGGACAATTTTAGTGGGATTATCAGCACACACAGGCAACGCAATCGGGTTTTGTCCTCTAATGAATACAACAATCCCCACAAGAAAACCGTTTTAGGCCAAAGCATTTATCTGACGGAATCAATAAAACTAATAGCACGTGAAACGTAAAATATACCTATGACAATGACTAAACATAATGCACGTGTTCCTTTACAAATTGCATTATACAAACTCAAAAAAGTAAAACATACCATATTGCTTGGAGACAATCTTATCAATTGggcttattaaattaataatctatttatttttgttgggcTTTCTTCTAGGTCCAGTATACACTTTTGATCATGCACGACGCACGTACAGCGCACGTTAAGGAAACGATGCGACAAGACTCCTATATATCCTCCTTTACCTCATCACATTTCTTCCCAACATTTTCAAACAATGGCAAAACTTAGCATTTGCATGCTTCTCATGACATTTTTATTCTCCACCTTGTGCATTTTTTCAAGCTCGGTTACAGCTACCTTTCCAAGATCACCGAGACGTTCCCGGCTCCAAGCCTACATAGAGGCATCGTGCCAGACCACCCTGTATCCGGCTCTATGCGTTCACAGCCTCTCCACCTACATCGGCTCCAACACCACCATACAAAACCCAAAGCAACTGGCTCAAGTGGCCTTGAAGGCCAGCCTGAACAGGGCTCTGTACACAAGGGCGTACCTGAAGAAAGTGGCTAATGAACTCAAGGCAATCAAAGCCAAAGAATACCAGACGGTGAAAGACTGCTTGGAACAGATAAACGACAGTGTGGACCAGCTCAGCCAGTCTATCAAGGAGCTTCGTCGTTTGGACGGAAAAGAACAACAAGGTGCGGGTGGCGGCGGCGATGATTTGTTCTGGCACATAAGCAACGTGGAGACGTGGGTTAGCGCGGCGTTGACCGATGCGAGCAGTTGTGTGGATGAGTTCCCAGGTCAAAGGATGAGCAAGTTGAAGGCCACCGTCAAAGGGAAAGTCCTCAATGTGGCTCAGCTTACTAGCAACGCCTTAGCTTTGTTCCGCCGGTTCGCTTCCAGGTATCAGGCCAAGAAGCCGTGATAATGATGATAAACAGTTGGTGTTGTGCTAATTTTGTGGAAAATAATGTTGtcgcataattatttttttctttgttggtgTATTTGTTAATTTGTGTGTGTCATGTATGCAGTCGATGAAAGGCATGTGAATATGTGTACCTATCAAGTTTTGTTCATTAATTGTgtatgatcatttttttttttttttttggggcgtaTATTAATATCCTATATTATAAAAGATCATGTAAAGTTTGTATAAAAATTTCAGAGAATCCAGATATAATCGTATTCCAATTTGAACTGAACCagtttaatacttttttatgataatgattttagtttctatatatatatatatatatatatcttttaattgtCTCAATAATGgaggttaattaattaattgatgataTAAACATATTACTTAATATATAGTCATACAGTCACATGGCTGCAGCACTAACTGTGgcaaaatgaaaggaaaatggTCGGAATGTGAGGGCCAAATGGAAGCTTAAATAAATATGTGTTTATGTAGTTTATAGTCGCCTTAATATAGAGAAAGGTTACACAAGCTTGAGTGCCGGGGGAAAGCTTGATTGAAAATACTTGTACACTTTAATCTTTTTGATACTAGTTTggcaaatataatataaaactttTAGGTCAAAGCACAAAAGAATACACAATATAATCAAGACACGTTTAAGACCTTGATGTTAAATATCattaaggatatatatatattgcatataaaaaataaataagaagataATATTCGGCAAGACTACTGTCTATTCAAAAATGAATCAGAATTGTACATgatgtttattttgttatagCTTAACTTATTGTCCTAGTTGCCACAATTCCGTTGTAGTCTAGTCGGTTAGGATATTCGGCTCTCACCCGAAAGACCCGGGTTCGATTCCCGGCAACGGAATAAGGGTTCTTTTCctattaagaattttttttttttgttttttttttttacccctccAAATTTCCCTTTTCTTTGGTACAAGCTTCCTTTTCGTTTTCAAACTTTGCGATTATTGCGGGCAAGCGTGACAGTGAAATCAGAACGGTCAGATGTACGGAAAGAGGTGTTGTTACGGCTGACCGTAAATTGAGTGTCTCAAAGGGTAAAAGGAGTAAATTAAACACCTGCTCACATACAGTCTCTCTTTTTCCCCCCAAAGCGGCGGGAATTGAAGGCCCAGTCAGTTTCTCTCTCTATGGGAATGGCGGCCGAAGCTGAACAGCAGAAGGAGGAATTGGTGGGCATACCAGTTGGTGAAGAAGATGACGAGCATGATTCTAAGGAGGCGGTGCTTCAGAAATACTTCCTCCTAGAATGGAAGCTAGTAAAGTCGCTGTTAGACGACATAGTTTCCAATGGATGCGTCTCCGATCCCTCTGTTGCCCACAAGATCCGATCCATTGTAATGTGAAACTTTTTCATATTCCCTTTTCAGTATTACATCCATCTTAGTTTACTTAAGCTGAATTGgctttgatttatgatttttgataaaccCATTTGCTCTGAGGTTTTAAGCTACAGGTTTCTGTTAGACCCATTTGAAAATACAACCATTTTAGTAAAAaagattacttttttttttttttttttttttttttttttttttttttaagatgattGGGTTTACGAGCAGACCCGTTTGGGgaatttttaagataaaaataattccGAGTTTCTtgattatgtatatatacgtgTATGTTTGTTGGTGTATTAGTGTGCAATTAACTAATTTCTTTTActtcttgaaaattttatttcctgTATGAAGATGGACAAATATCAAGAACAAGGCCAACTGCTAGAGCCTTACCTGGAGAGCATAATTTCCCCACTGATGCTTATTGTCCGATCTAAAATAATTGAACTGGGTGTGGCTTCGAACAAAATTCTTGAAGTAATCAAGCCAAtatgtatcataatttattCTCTGGTTACAGTTTGTGGATACAAGGCTGTAGTCAGGTTCTTTCCGCATCAAGTTTCTGACTTGGAACTCGCTGTATCTCTCTTGGAAAAGTGCCATTACACAAATTCTGTGTCGTCACTGAGGCAGGAAAGTACAGGAGAAATGGAGGCTAAATGTGTGGTTCTTTTGTGGCTTTCCATACTTGTCTTGGTTCCGTTTGATATCTCAACTATTGATACTAGTATTGCAAGCATTACAAGTTTTGGTGAACATGAGCCAGTTCCTTTGGTATCGAAGATAATAGGGTTCTGTAAGGATTACCTTTCAAGTGCAGGCCCTATGCGCACAATAGCTGCTTTACTGCTCTCAAGGCTTCTAACTCGTCCAGATATGCCGAAGGCCTCTTCCAGGTTTCTAGTAtcattgcatttttattttttattattattagggatttttttttatgagcaATGAATTGATTCACTCTCATGTTTGAGGATTtagataattataaataatatgatatccAGTTGAGTGCTAAACGCTAaggttaatttttttgaatttaaacgattattttttggtttcttctatTTAAGtagaagtcttttttttttttaattattttttttttggagtattctagactgaaaaaaaaatatatatatatatatatatatattttccacaaTACCACTTTCTACAAGGCTGTGCTTTACCTGTGTGCTTGTGCAAGTTATGTATTTCTTCTAATTTCTTTTCAGCTAACTTTTGAAATGTAATTCTTAAACTTACCTATTGCCTTCTATAATTTGTTCTTCAGCTTTGTTGAATGGACAAATGAAGTCCTATCATCTGTCACAGATGATGTCATGAATCATTTCCGGGTACTTGGGGCTGCAGAAGCACTAGCTGccatttttaaggttttattttatgcttTATGGTTCATACTATTAGGGAGAAAAATATGATTTGCAATGCTTTTTCTTTATGCATGTTATGATGCCACtgtcaaggtttttttttttttctttttttcttttttttggttgggctTTATGGTTCATACTAGTAAGGTTTTCTCTTATGCTCTTAGTTATTGCTTTAGTAATCAGAAAATACTGAGCATACATAACATCTAAGGCTGTTGTGTCATGTTTCACTTGGGATATTTATATCCAACATCTTTATCTtgacaaagataaaaataaataaatagaggtGTTGCTGCTTAGCTTTTGGCTGCATAGATTCCTCTTCAGTTCTAACAGACTAATGGATTTATTTATACTGATATGTGCATGTGGTGCTCTTTTGGTTCTTCACAGAGCAAGAAAGTTCATTAACTtatagaattttcatttttattgtgTTTAGAATTGTTATAATTTGTATTACTGCCATGATTTTCTTATCATTTGTATCACTTATGTACAATCTATCATAGACAGGCTGGTGGTCGGAAACTCTTGGTTGATATAGTTCCTATCGTGTGGAATAACACCTCCTTGTTGATGAAATCAAGCAATGCAGCTCGTAGTCCTTTGCTTCGCAAGTATCTGATGAAGTTAACTCAGCGGATTGGGTTTACTTGCCTACCTCATCGCTCACCCTCCTGGCGCTATGTGGTATTTACTTAAGACTTAAATAACTTGATGTCCTTTTTCTGTAAGGCTGTTAATTTAAGTAAttcattgcatgtaataaatgACCAAATTCTGTTTCATTCATCTCTTTGGTACATATAATTCACTATTATAACTGCCTTTCAGAAGGTTAGTCCAAGATATGTTCTTGGTGCATATGTTTCCTTGGCTGTTTCTATTAATGCTTCTGTAGGGATATATTTGTCCATCATTCAACTTGTATATTCTATCTAGAAATTTTGACAGCACATTGCCTTTTCCATACGCTTAATGCAGGGAAAGACCAGGTCACTAGGAGAGAACATGTCTTCCTCTGCATCAGGGAACCCCAATCAAACCAATTATGATTTAGATGTTGATAACTGCAACACAGATAAAAGTTCAAGCTGCTTACAAGATGAAGATTTGGATGTTCCGGAAATTGTTGAAGAGATCATTGAGATGTTACTTACTGGATTGAAAGATACGGTATGTCTAGAGTGTGAGATATTGTTAAAAGCCTGTCTATTGAAGTGGTAAGTAGCTCATACTGTGCCATTTTCGGATTGATTTGATGTTGCAATTTCTACTAATGCAGGACACTGTTGTGCGTTGGTCTGCTGCAAAAGGTATAGGTCGTATTACATCACGTCTTACATCTGCTCTTTCAGAAGAGGTCCTGTCATCTGTCTTGGAGCTGTTTTCTCCTGGTGAGGTATAATATTGCTGCtgctttctttttgttatta
It encodes:
- the LOC107406891 gene encoding pectinesterase inhibitor 9, with the translated sequence MAKLSICMLLMTFLFSTLCIFSSSVTATFPRSPRRSRLQAYIEASCQTTLYPALCVHSLSTYIGSNTTIQNPKQLAQVALKASLNRALYTRAYLKKVANELKAIKAKEYQTVKDCLEQINDSVDQLSQSIKELRRLDGKEQQGAGGGGDDLFWHISNVETWVSAALTDASSCVDEFPGQRMSKLKATVKGKVLNVAQLTSNALALFRRFASRYQAKKP